From Patescibacteria group bacterium, a single genomic window includes:
- a CDS encoding O-antigen ligase family protein: MLSYLKRFSFSALLVVILAVFAIFNPYTSLDILVFLVIIFIIFQKILGEYFILMLLIVRPAIDIWRDFTLFSYQSFNFNINAALSTLLLIWSAYFFWKHRSYLKQIPAIIPWILFLAWCAITLVYSYDVAATITETMKAANLFALFGISYILYSKNGVKFKKDFIKSLICAAIIPLAVGVYQFISQTGMNIDDIRNRIYGTFAHPNIMATFALLLLTVLLHEYPEKHNIFKNKLSLENAIGIFLLLIIALTYTRIAWIGTAVLLLVVGIIYFKKLVLYLIIGAGLFYLIFYPLNAFLINNFNYNMQSYGIISRLTARNEESDSVSWRIDVATKVLPLIKDRLVLGYGYGSFATVWDNNKGIQNLWDNTSEAHNDFLKIAFEGGLIGIGLYLLIFAALLWEQVKFGIKNNWKNIVFITSIIVYLVLSLSDNMLHHTPVIWWMWAVWGVWACEYKKV; this comes from the coding sequence ATGCTTTCCTATCTCAAGCGTTTCTCTTTTTCAGCATTACTAGTTGTTATTTTAGCCGTCTTCGCGATCTTTAATCCCTATACCAGTTTGGACATCCTGGTTTTTTTGGTAATAATCTTTATAATCTTTCAAAAAATACTGGGCGAATATTTTATCCTGATGCTTTTGATAGTCCGGCCGGCGATTGATATTTGGCGGGATTTCACTCTGTTTTCATATCAAAGTTTTAATTTCAACATCAATGCCGCGCTCTCTACCCTGCTTTTAATCTGGTCCGCTTATTTCTTTTGGAAACACCGGTCATACCTCAAGCAAATTCCGGCGATTATTCCCTGGATTTTGTTTTTGGCCTGGTGCGCCATCACGCTTGTTTACAGTTATGATGTCGCCGCCACCATCACCGAAACCATGAAAGCGGCCAACTTGTTCGCCCTGTTCGGCATTTCCTATATTTTATACAGCAAAAATGGAGTCAAATTTAAAAAAGATTTTATAAAAAGTTTAATTTGTGCCGCCATCATCCCCCTGGCCGTGGGCGTTTACCAATTTATCTCCCAGACCGGCATGAATATAGATGACATCAGAAACAGAATTTACGGCACCTTTGCCCACCCGAATATAATGGCAACTTTTGCTCTACTGCTCCTCACAGTTCTTCTGCACGAATACCCGGAAAAGCATAATATTTTTAAAAATAAATTGTCTTTAGAAAACGCGATTGGTATATTTTTGTTATTAATTATCGCTCTCACTTACACCCGCATCGCCTGGATCGGCACGGCCGTGCTTCTTTTGGTAGTCGGCATAATCTATTTTAAAAAATTGGTATTGTATTTGATTATTGGCGCGGGTTTGTTTTATCTGATTTTTTATCCGCTTAACGCATTCTTGATAAATAATTTTAACTACAACATGCAGTCATACGGCATTATTTCCCGACTCACGGCCAGAAACGAAGAATCTGATTCGGTCTCCTGGCGCATTGATGTGGCCACTAAGGTCTTACCGCTTATCAAAGACCGGCTGGTGCTTGGTTATGGCTACGGATCTTTTGCCACGGTTTGGGATAATAATAAAGGCATACAAAATTTGTGGGATAATACTTCCGAAGCGCATAATGATTTTTTAAAAATTGCCTTTGAAGGCGGGTTGATCGGCATTGGATTGTATCTGTTAATTTTTGCCGCCTTGCTTTGGGAACAAGTTAAATTCGGAATAAAAAATAATTGGAAAAATATTGTTTTTATTACCAGTATAATCGTTTATCTGGTCTTGAGTTTGTCGGACAACATGTTGCATCACACGCCGGTGATTTGGTGGATGTGGGCGGTTTGGGGTGTGTGGGCTTGCGAGTATAAAAAGGTCTAA
- a CDS encoding radical SAM protein yields MVKLPIDCVLAVTYNCNSRCIMCDIWKIHGFPELPPSEFKKLPSSLRDINISGGEPFLRPDLPEIITNVAKACPQARIIISTNAFATDLVVSQMKKILPIKPDIGVAISVDGIGEMHNQMRGIPDGFNKVMKTLTEIKKLGVKNLRLGFTITEKNVAHLKKVYDLTRELGVEFTHSFAQSSEFYFGGKQNTDFKEIGEESLTENMALGTEDEHHLSKNLRDLLDEEYKYLIKSELKSWNLKRWARAYFASGMFKFITSHNPILSNAPGRDFFFMDPNGIIYPSVVHNFRMGDLRQIENFAEFWGSEAAENVRQQVTDSKIPVWMICTARTAIKKHPFKAAWWLVENKFLWRANANQ; encoded by the coding sequence ATGGTCAAACTCCCAATTGATTGTGTTTTAGCTGTAACCTATAACTGCAACTCCAGATGTATCATGTGCGATATCTGGAAAATTCACGGCTTTCCCGAGTTGCCGCCGTCGGAATTTAAAAAACTACCCTCCAGCTTGCGGGACATAAACATCTCCGGCGGGGAGCCGTTTTTGCGTCCGGATTTGCCGGAAATAATCACCAATGTGGCCAAGGCCTGTCCCCAAGCCAGAATTATTATTTCCACCAATGCTTTTGCCACTGATTTGGTCGTCAGCCAAATGAAAAAGATTTTGCCGATTAAACCGGATATTGGCGTGGCCATTTCCGTTGACGGCATCGGAGAGATGCACAACCAAATGCGCGGCATTCCGGACGGCTTTAATAAGGTCATGAAAACTTTAACCGAAATTAAAAAATTGGGCGTTAAAAATTTGCGGCTGGGTTTTACCATCACCGAAAAAAACGTCGCCCATCTGAAAAAAGTTTATGATTTGACCCGCGAACTGGGCGTGGAGTTCACCCATAGTTTTGCCCAGAGCTCCGAGTTTTATTTTGGCGGTAAGCAAAACACGGATTTTAAAGAAATCGGCGAGGAGTCCTTAACCGAAAATATGGCCTTGGGCACCGAAGACGAACATCACTTATCAAAAAATCTTAGAGATTTATTAGATGAAGAATATAAATATCTGATAAAGTCAGAACTCAAGAGTTGGAATCTTAAGCGCTGGGCCCGGGCCTATTTTGCCAGTGGCATGTTCAAATTCATAACCAGTCATAATCCGATTTTGTCCAACGCTCCGGGCCGGGATTTTTTCTTTATGGATCCCAATGGAATTATTTATCCGTCGGTGGTGCATAACTTCAGAATGGGGGACTTAAGACAAATTGAAAATTTCGCGGAGTTTTGGGGTTCGGAGGCGGCCGAAAATGTCAGACAGCAAGTTACTGACAGCAAGATACCGGTTTGGATGATCTGCACAGCCAGAACGGCAATCAAAAAACATCCGTTTAAAGCGGCGTGGTGGTTGGTTGAAAATAAGTTTTTATGGCGCGCAAACGCAAACCAATAG
- a CDS encoding putative glycoside hydrolase: MARKRKPIGKIIFYRATVSVFFAIFIVVFLVWQKAHSSAPLLANYYLGTLPTDADSIKKLSKNDLLILSPEQAIVRKNVISQIKKDNPNIILLAYVPSQSYNMAWQQYPANTLFGDFQVKNNWWLRDDEGNVVSNWPGLKNTNMSLEWTDYLVNFVKTKILSAGVWDGIFWDMVNDGISGTNKGDIDLNGDGQKDTARLADVEWVNRIDYLLERSQELNVKYIIMNGSSIPSMQEYVNGRMYENFPTPWEKGGSWSGIMNGLEVNQQSNKQPLIYVINANTGNTGKSDNYRRMRFGLASSLMVNNVYFSFDHGDENHAQIWWYDEYDVNLGEPIGEAQSVSGSANFTEDVWRRDYTNGVAIVNVTTKSQTVDLGGEYEKITGKQDPAVNDGSITNAVTLGAKDGLVMLKTFQTLQGVTYPNGYFLSFYDINGNRVRNGFFSYDEEAQGAAKIFAGDLDGQGRVEKITAEGFKLKINDSNGGIWYEDFPFGGNYKGALDFAPGKLNGATENSLVVSGNSGGKVQLYTYYGANLIDNVYPLGKKYQGGFSAAIGNVDGTGKGNIVLGTGTGVQAQILIYDSNLKKVKKSFYIENKNYKKGIKIAVGDINGDGKDEVVAVLSSASGSLVRTFNFTGKKLSEFKIAQGFAGAQVSVGALDVNFDGRAEVILMNGQ, encoded by the coding sequence ATGGCGCGCAAACGCAAACCAATAGGTAAGATAATATTTTACAGAGCCACAGTATCAGTATTTTTTGCCATCTTTATTGTGGTTTTTTTAGTTTGGCAAAAAGCGCACAGTTCGGCTCCGCTTCTGGCCAATTATTATCTGGGCACTTTGCCGACCGATGCTGACAGTATAAAGAAATTATCAAAAAATGATTTGCTTATTTTGAGTCCGGAGCAGGCCATTGTCCGCAAAAACGTCATCAGCCAAATAAAAAAAGATAATCCGAATATCATTTTGTTGGCCTATGTGCCCAGCCAGAGCTACAACATGGCTTGGCAGCAATATCCGGCCAACACTTTGTTTGGCGATTTTCAGGTAAAAAATAATTGGTGGCTGCGGGACGACGAGGGCAATGTCGTTTCCAATTGGCCGGGACTCAAAAATACCAACATGAGTTTGGAGTGGACTGATTATCTGGTCAATTTTGTCAAAACAAAGATTCTATCCGCCGGGGTCTGGGACGGAATTTTTTGGGATATGGTCAATGACGGCATTTCCGGAACCAACAAAGGTGATATTGATTTAAACGGCGACGGACAAAAAGACACTGCCCGTCTGGCCGATGTAGAGTGGGTAAACAGAATTGATTATTTGCTAGAGCGCAGTCAGGAGCTTAATGTTAAATACATTATCATGAACGGCAGTTCCATACCCTCAATGCAGGAGTATGTAAATGGTCGGATGTATGAAAATTTTCCCACCCCATGGGAAAAGGGCGGATCCTGGAGCGGAATTATGAACGGCCTGGAAGTAAACCAGCAAAGTAATAAACAGCCGCTTATTTATGTGATCAACGCCAACACCGGCAACACCGGCAAAAGCGACAACTATCGGAGAATGCGTTTTGGGTTGGCCAGCAGTTTAATGGTCAATAATGTTTATTTCAGCTTTGATCACGGCGACGAAAATCACGCGCAAATCTGGTGGTATGATGAGTATGACGTGAATTTGGGCGAGCCGATTGGCGAGGCGCAATCCGTGAGCGGCAGCGCCAATTTTACGGAAGATGTCTGGCGCCGCGACTACACTAACGGCGTGGCCATAGTTAATGTCACCACCAAATCCCAAACAGTTGATCTGGGTGGGGAGTATGAAAAAATCACCGGCAAACAGGATCCGGCCGTCAACGACGGATCAATCACTAACGCCGTTACATTGGGCGCCAAAGATGGTTTGGTGATGCTTAAAACCTTTCAGACCTTACAGGGCGTGACTTATCCCAACGGTTACTTTTTGAGTTTTTATGACATAAATGGCAATCGTGTCAGAAACGGCTTCTTTTCTTATGACGAGGAAGCGCAGGGCGCCGCCAAAATATTTGCCGGGGACTTAGACGGACAGGGCCGGGTGGAAAAAATCACCGCCGAAGGATTTAAGTTAAAAATTAATGACAGCAACGGCGGTATTTGGTATGAGGACTTTCCTTTTGGAGGAAACTATAAAGGCGCTTTGGATTTCGCGCCGGGCAAATTAAACGGCGCCACTGAAAATTCGCTGGTGGTTTCCGGTAACTCGGGCGGCAAGGTGCAGTTATACACTTATTACGGCGCGAACCTGATTGATAACGTTTATCCTTTGGGAAAAAAATATCAGGGCGGATTTTCGGCGGCAATCGGAAATGTTGACGGCACCGGCAAAGGAAACATCGTTTTGGGCACGGGCACCGGCGTTCAGGCGCAAATTTTAATTTACGACAGCAACTTAAAGAAAGTTAAAAAAAGTTTCTATATTGAAAATAAAAATTATAAAAAAGGGATAAAAATAGCCGTTGGCGATATCAACGGCGACGGCAAAGATGAAGTGGTAGCGGTTTTAAGTTCTGCCAGCGGCTCGCTGGTGCGAACCTTTAATTTTACCGGTAAAAAATTATCTGAATTTAAAATTGCGCAGGGATTCGCGGGCGCGCAGGTGTCTGTTGGAGCTTTGGATGTAAATTTTGATGGCCGCGCCGAAGTTATTTTGATGAACGGGCAATAA
- a CDS encoding PLP-dependent lyase/thiolase: protein MITPQLKAKKLARALGLKTELFLKREDLHPYGSHKGRSIPLMVDKYRKEGWRNFCISSSGNAALAAIYAIKKLNKKNADDFTLKIFVGEHIDARKLNLIKKTAGKTKTITVTQVQNPKQSSFQLDKKDLAKNLRQSTDDSALTGYEKLAEELGKIKNLYAVFIPTSSGTTAQGLYDGFKKIKISPQIHIVQTAHCHPIVDEVKGTHTPATINTSLASAIVDKIAFRKAEVDKAVNESHGSGWVAGDNDLKTAIKLIKKTENISVSPNSALSVVGLTQALSDNWKFDGPVVCLITGR, encoded by the coding sequence ATGATTACTCCACAACTAAAAGCAAAGAAACTGGCCAGGGCCCTCGGCCTCAAAACCGAGTTATTTTTAAAACGCGAAGACCTGCACCCCTACGGCTCGCACAAGGGCAGATCCATACCTCTGATGGTGGATAAATACCGAAAAGAGGGCTGGAGAAATTTTTGTATTTCCTCATCCGGCAATGCCGCTTTGGCCGCCATATACGCCATAAAAAAATTAAATAAAAAAAATGCCGATGATTTTACGCTGAAAATTTTTGTCGGCGAACATATAGACGCCCGTAAATTAAATTTAATTAAAAAAACAGCCGGCAAAACAAAAACGATAACCGTTACACAGGTGCAAAATCCGAAACAATCGTCTTTTCAGCTGGATAAAAAAGATCTGGCCAAGAATTTGCGCCAGTCCACTGACGACAGCGCTTTAACGGGTTATGAAAAACTGGCCGAAGAACTTGGAAAAATAAAAAACTTGTACGCGGTCTTTATTCCCACTTCGAGCGGCACCACTGCCCAGGGGTTGTATGACGGATTTAAAAAAATAAAAATCTCACCGCAAATTCATATCGTGCAAACCGCGCATTGCCATCCGATTGTGGACGAAGTTAAAGGCACTCACACACCCGCGACAATAAACACTTCCCTGGCCTCGGCGATTGTGGATAAAATTGCCTTCCGCAAAGCCGAAGTGGATAAAGCGGTCAATGAATCACACGGAAGCGGCTGGGTGGCCGGCGACAATGATCTAAAAACCGCCATCAAACTAATTAAAAAAACAGAAAATATTTCTGTTTCTCCTAATAGCGCACTGTCGGTTGTCGGATTAACACAAGCACTTAGTGATAATTGGAAATTTGACGGACCAGTAGTTTGTCTAATTACCGGCAGATAA
- a CDS encoding Mur ligase family protein, producing MKHIHFIGICGVAMSALAIAFSEDGWKVTGSDVGFYPPISDHLKKHRINFYPGWHPEKMMRDDRPDIVVVGNVAGSTNPEFFAARENELNIKSYPEVVAEYIVQDHSVVCAGTYGKTSSSALLTWILSNAQIQPSYMFGGISLNMPLSAKLRKDKNRSGWSVLEGDEYKTARWDNRPKFMLYSPTHLLLSAALWDHADVFPTAKDYLKAFKDLIKLIPRKGLIVACIDGENIKELIADVKAITYGKSNADYVYKNISQTKDGIKFAIENRGETYQVFAPVLGEHMAENICGCFAVAYESGIDADTILNSIATFKGIRRRLEKKAEGDITIYDDLAHSPTKARATLKTLRTIYPESKIIAIFEPNTGHRRPQSAPGYDNAFTPADEVIIPTLTKLKVDSSETELPFEGEELAQIISKTHRQTIHIPDDTELIDYILKNTKKEDVVVFLGSHGFRGMIDKLVTCPHPQLQL from the coding sequence ATGAAACACATCCACTTTATCGGCATCTGCGGAGTGGCAATGAGCGCGCTCGCCATTGCCTTTAGCGAAGACGGCTGGAAAGTGACCGGCAGTGATGTTGGGTTTTATCCGCCGATTTCGGATCATTTAAAAAAACACCGAATTAATTTTTACCCGGGCTGGCATCCGGAAAAAATGATGAGAGACGACAGGCCGGATATTGTGGTGGTGGGAAACGTGGCCGGCTCCACCAATCCGGAATTTTTCGCGGCCAGAGAAAATGAATTAAATATAAAATCATATCCGGAGGTTGTGGCCGAATATATTGTTCAGGATCATTCAGTAGTTTGCGCCGGCACCTACGGCAAAACCTCAAGCTCGGCCCTGCTCACCTGGATTTTATCAAACGCACAAATACAACCGAGTTATATGTTCGGCGGGATAAGTTTGAATATGCCCCTTAGCGCCAAACTCCGCAAAGACAAAAACCGGTCGGGCTGGAGCGTTCTGGAAGGTGATGAATACAAAACCGCGCGCTGGGACAATCGGCCAAAATTTATGCTCTACTCCCCCACTCACCTACTACTTTCCGCGGCGTTGTGGGATCATGCCGATGTTTTCCCTACAGCTAAGGACTATTTAAAGGCCTTTAAGGACTTAATCAAATTAATCCCAAGAAAAGGTCTGATCGTGGCCTGCATTGACGGTGAAAATATCAAAGAATTAATCGCAGACGTAAAAGCCATTACTTACGGCAAAAGCAACGCCGATTACGTGTATAAAAATATCAGTCAGACAAAAGACGGCATAAAATTTGCCATTGAAAATAGGGGTGAGACCTACCAAGTGTTCGCACCCGTCTTAGGCGAACACATGGCGGAAAATATTTGCGGCTGTTTTGCCGTGGCCTATGAAAGCGGCATAGATGCAGACACCATATTAAACAGCATTGCCACCTTTAAAGGCATCAGACGCCGTTTGGAAAAAAAAGCTGAAGGCGATATAACTATTTATGACGATCTGGCCCACTCGCCCACCAAGGCCAGAGCCACTTTAAAAACCTTGCGAACAATTTATCCGGAAAGTAAAATTATCGCTATTTTTGAACCGAACACCGGCCATCGCCGACCGCAATCCGCTCCGGGTTATGATAATGCGTTTACACCGGCCGACGAGGTAATCATACCAACTCTGACCAAATTAAAAGTTGACTCAAGCGAAACCGAACTGCCGTTTGAAGGCGAAGAATTGGCACAAATTATTTCCAAAACCCACCGGCAAACAATTCACATACCGGACGACACCGAGTTGATTGACTATATTTTAAAAAATACCAAAAAAGAAGACGTGGTCGTCTTCCTGGGTTCGCACGGCTTTAGAGGCATGATTGACAAACTGGTTACTTGCCCTCATCCACAACTTCAGCTGTAA
- a CDS encoding phospho-N-acetylmuramoyl-pentapeptide-transferase codes for MSFSPELLQTALTYLMASAIGAFLFAPLLIKFLNKFRITRRDEYDFTLKGDRQEKVGTPIMGGLLVIITVTVITILFNWNRENTFVPIGVMGISALLGATDDILNIFGKKRRERKLAHVWTLIKVHKKWYMKLWYIITLPWEAFRSLTSIFGSHPGRGIQVHEKLLFQFLAGAVTAWWIYFKLGPQWHSLWIPFDGQAFVGWWIIPIVIFFVMFTANAVNITDGMDGLAGGSLILSFLGLTILSWVQGRESFTILNATVVGALIVYTYFNVKPAKFQMGDVGSLGLGALFAINAIAINRTMLLPLLGFIFYIEILTVMAQVFFRRLIGKRLFKMSPLHYHFEFKGWAEEKIVMRFWLVQSFFIILSIWISIYK; via the coding sequence ATGTCTTTTTCACCGGAACTTTTACAAACCGCTCTCACCTACCTGATGGCTTCGGCCATTGGCGCGTTTTTATTTGCGCCGCTCCTGATCAAATTCTTAAATAAATTCAGGATTACGCGCCGCGATGAGTATGATTTTACTTTAAAGGGAGACCGGCAGGAAAAAGTGGGCACGCCGATTATGGGCGGACTCTTGGTCATTATTACGGTTACGGTTATCACTATTCTTTTTAACTGGAATCGTGAAAATACCTTCGTGCCTATCGGCGTGATGGGTATTTCCGCCCTCTTGGGCGCCACCGATGATATTTTGAATATCTTTGGAAAAAAACGACGTGAGCGCAAACTGGCTCACGTTTGGACTTTAATAAAAGTTCACAAAAAATGGTACATGAAACTGTGGTATATCATCACTTTGCCCTGGGAAGCGTTTAGATCTTTGACGTCTATTTTTGGCTCTCATCCTGGCCGCGGCATTCAGGTGCATGAAAAACTTTTATTCCAGTTTTTGGCCGGAGCAGTGACTGCCTGGTGGATATATTTTAAATTGGGTCCGCAATGGCACTCTCTGTGGATTCCGTTTGACGGGCAGGCGTTTGTGGGCTGGTGGATAATTCCGATTGTGATTTTCTTTGTGATGTTTACTGCCAATGCCGTTAACATCACTGACGGCATGGATGGCCTGGCCGGCGGATCTTTGATTTTATCTTTCCTGGGGCTGACGATTTTAAGCTGGGTGCAAGGCAGAGAGTCCTTTACCATTTTAAACGCCACGGTCGTGGGCGCGTTGATTGTTTACACCTATTTTAACGTCAAGCCGGCTAAATTTCAGATGGGCGATGTGGGTTCGCTGGGGCTGGGGGCATTATTTGCCATAAATGCTATCGCCATAAACCGCACCATGCTTTTGCCTTTGCTGGGCTTTATTTTCTACATTGAAATTTTAACGGTTATGGCGCAGGTTTTTTTCCGCCGCTTGATTGGCAAAAGATTATTTAAAATGTCCCCCCTGCATTATCACTTTGAATTCAAGGGCTGGGCTGAAGAAAAAATTGTCATGCGTTTTTGGCTGGTGCAGTCGTTTTTTATTATTTTATCTATTTGGATAAGTATTTATAAATAG
- a CDS encoding NUDIX domain-containing protein — translation MVQANGILNAISKRLGKHRLFYVCRDVERALGLDLKKIHNYFIISNSTGFARKVAKDRPNIILIKAKNQLDTRDLLQHKTAKQAIKRGDFVVVFKNTTQIEKLCAQNGWTLINPPAEISGRVEEKISQVKWLGDLTKYLPKQKIQLCKDIKSRWSPFIVQFNRSHTGSGTMLIDSKEKLTEIKNKFPLREARVADYIKGPMFTNNNVVWGDKVFLGNINYQITGLSPFTENPFATIGNDWQLPYKILNKKQIKQYQKIAADVGRKLKKSGWKGLFGIDVIAEEKTGKLYLIEVNARQPASTTYESVLQNKNKNSNSISTFAAHLAGLLDISPNGYKLAEIKNGAQIIQRMSERIDAMAIPKIKNVPTNIIVYENKKIGEDLVRIQSEKGIMEKHNVFNADGLAILVGVMFAQKQVRWTAKRSGAILIKDGKILLMKRNKYGNKYYSMPGGTVEKNENLKDTAKREILEETGLHFQFDAKKPLRILTHRDEYYFFTKDIVGEEALGGPEKARNAPDNYYELEWVDLKKLPAVRLLPESLKKKLIASLN, via the coding sequence ATGGTTCAAGCAAATGGTATTTTAAACGCCATTTCCAAGCGGCTGGGCAAGCACCGTTTGTTTTATGTTTGCCGGGACGTGGAACGCGCGCTCGGGCTGGATTTAAAAAAAATTCATAATTACTTTATCATCAGCAACTCCACCGGTTTCGCCCGAAAAGTCGCCAAAGACCGGCCGAATATAATTTTAATAAAAGCCAAAAACCAGCTTGATACCCGCGATTTATTACAACACAAAACCGCCAAACAGGCAATAAAAAGGGGCGACTTCGTGGTGGTGTTTAAAAATACGACCCAGATTGAGAAACTCTGCGCCCAAAACGGCTGGACGCTGATTAATCCCCCGGCGGAAATTTCCGGCCGGGTGGAAGAAAAAATTTCCCAGGTTAAGTGGCTAGGTGATCTGACCAAATATCTGCCAAAGCAAAAAATTCAATTGTGCAAAGACATAAAATCAAGATGGAGCCCGTTTATCGTTCAGTTCAACCGCTCTCATACCGGCAGCGGCACAATGCTAATTGATTCCAAAGAAAAACTGACGGAAATAAAAAATAAATTTCCCCTGCGCGAAGCCCGAGTGGCTGATTACATCAAAGGCCCGATGTTTACCAATAACAACGTGGTTTGGGGCGATAAAGTTTTTCTTGGCAACATAAATTATCAAATTACCGGCCTCTCCCCTTTTACGGAAAATCCCTTTGCCACCATCGGCAATGACTGGCAGCTGCCGTATAAAATTTTAAATAAAAAACAAATCAAACAATACCAAAAAATCGCCGCTGACGTCGGCAGAAAACTTAAAAAAAGCGGCTGGAAAGGACTTTTTGGCATTGATGTAATCGCTGAAGAAAAAACCGGCAAGTTATACCTGATTGAGGTCAATGCCCGCCAGCCGGCTTCAACCACCTACGAGTCCGTTTTACAAAATAAAAATAAAAACTCAAACAGTATATCCACTTTTGCGGCGCATCTGGCCGGTTTGCTTGATATCAGCCCGAATGGCTATAAACTGGCCGAGATAAAAAATGGCGCCCAAATCATCCAAAGAATGAGTGAAAGAATTGACGCGATGGCCATACCAAAAATTAAAAATGTTCCGACTAACATTATAGTTTACGAAAATAAAAAAATCGGCGAAGATTTAGTCAGAATTCAGAGCGAAAAAGGAATAATGGAAAAACACAACGTGTTTAACGCCGACGGACTGGCAATTTTGGTCGGAGTAATGTTCGCCCAAAAACAAGTCCGGTGGACGGCAAAAAGATCCGGAGCCATTCTGATTAAAGACGGAAAAATTTTATTGATGAAAAGAAACAAATACGGAAACAAGTATTATTCCATGCCGGGAGGCACCGTTGAAAAAAATGAAAACTTAAAAGACACGGCGAAGAGGGAAATTCTGGAAGAAACCGGATTGCATTTTCAATTTGACGCAAAAAAGCCGCTCCGCATTTTGACTCACCGAGATGAATACTATTTTTTCACGAAAGACATTGTCGGCGAAGAGGCCTTGGGCGGTCCGGAAAAGGCGCGCAACGCTCCGGATAACTATTACGAACTGGAATGGGTGGATTTAAAAAAACTTCCTGCCGTAAGATTACTGCCGGAATCATTAAAAAAGAAATTAATCGCATCCTTAAATTAG
- the murB gene encoding UDP-N-acetylmuramate dehydrogenase, protein MPTDALYVELKKFGRVKANEPLAKHTTFQIGGPAKYFITVDNREKLIGLLDYIAGNGLDYFIIGGGSNLLFGDDEFDGVVIKICTTKEPEFIKKNDKFNIKVEAGVSLGAVVNLAAQNGLTGMEWAIGIPGTVGGAVRGNAGAMGKDMSHAVKEVEVWRDGEILNLTPKECRFDYRDSGFKYNKDVILSAGLFLEKGDKKAIMAAVQKHMIQRAGRITQLPSPGSFFKNIKLSKWPGDTKQLPELYVRRGTVPAGWMIDQLDLRGLSEGGAKISDEHGNFIVNINQATQKDVLTLVDIIKEKVYNKFRVELEMEVQVVN, encoded by the coding sequence ATGCCAACAGACGCTTTATATGTTGAGTTAAAAAAATTCGGGCGAGTTAAAGCCAATGAACCCTTAGCCAAACATACCACCTTTCAAATCGGCGGTCCGGCTAAGTATTTTATAACTGTTGATAACCGGGAAAAGCTTATTGGCTTGCTTGACTATATAGCCGGAAACGGTCTTGATTATTTTATAATCGGCGGCGGCTCCAATCTGTTGTTCGGCGACGACGAATTTGACGGCGTGGTCATCAAAATTTGCACAACCAAAGAGCCGGAATTTATAAAAAAGAATGATAAATTTAATATCAAAGTCGAAGCTGGTGTTTCCCTGGGCGCGGTGGTTAATCTGGCCGCGCAAAACGGCCTGACCGGGATGGAATGGGCTATTGGCATACCCGGAACGGTTGGCGGAGCAGTGCGCGGCAATGCCGGGGCTATGGGCAAAGACATGTCTCACGCGGTTAAAGAAGTTGAGGTTTGGCGTGATGGCGAGATTTTAAATCTCACGCCAAAGGAGTGTCGATTTGATTACAGAGACAGCGGTTTTAAATACAATAAAGACGTGATCCTTTCAGCCGGTTTGTTTTTGGAAAAAGGCGACAAAAAAGCAATTATGGCGGCCGTGCAAAAACATATGATCCAGCGCGCTGGCCGGATTACCCAGCTTCCTTCGCCCGGCAGCTTCTTTAAGAATATTAAATTAAGTAAATGGCCGGGAGACACCAAACAATTGCCGGAATTATACGTTCGGCGCGGCACGGTTCCGGCCGGCTGGATGATTGATCAGTTGGATTTGCGCGGACTCTCTGAAGGCGGCGCCAAAATTTCTGATGAGCACGGTAATTTCATAGTTAACATCAATCAAGCCACGCAAAAAGACGTGCTAACCCTTGTTGATATAATTAAAGAAAAAGTATACAATAAATTTAGGGTTGAATTGGAAATGGAGGTCCAAGTCGTTAATTAA
- the raiA gene encoding ribosome-associated translation inhibitor RaiA, producing the protein MQVIVTGKGLELTDAIRDYAEKKIGSLEKFYNNIIRANVSVGVESHHHQKGSIFVADCKLEVPGKDIFASKNEKTLYKAIDKIRDYLESELKKHKVKERVKSKKDMRQVREEKEYKTELY; encoded by the coding sequence ATGCAAGTCATTGTTACCGGTAAGGGCCTTGAACTTACCGATGCCATCAGGGACTATGCGGAAAAAAAGATAGGAAGTTTAGAAAAATTTTACAATAATATCATCCGTGCGAACGTCAGCGTCGGGGTGGAATCGCATCACCATCAGAAAGGCAGTATCTTCGTGGCTGATTGCAAGCTGGAAGTGCCGGGTAAAGACATTTTTGCCTCAAAAAATGAAAAAACATTATATAAGGCCATAGATAAAATCCGGGATTACCTGGAGAGTGAACTGAAAAAACATAAAGTTAAAGAACGGGTCAAATCAAAAAAAGACATGCGGCAGGTGAGAGAGGAAAAGGAATACAAAACCGAGTTGTATTAA